The proteins below are encoded in one region of Nymphaea colorata isolate Beijing-Zhang1983 unplaced genomic scaffold, ASM883128v2 scaffold0335, whole genome shotgun sequence:
- the LOC116244825 gene encoding uncharacterized protein LOC116244825, whose protein sequence is MPALVHDYIEHEQLGLYGQLVGIFGFVPGGYEGAEMRGGGEYESIDIVFLRVFDPLLLFEEIGGDLGLADADEVGLAQQAAAQRQPRQPVNHSAEPYIAQRYICDPLLIGGKKFDIRLYALVVSYSPLTVYFYRGGFARFTHCRYDDTKIQNSEIHLTNVAIQKHAEGYDEVIGGKWYVDQLKQYLLSKYGEEATNASFLKVQDVIIRTLEALQKAMASDRNNSF, encoded by the exons ATGCCTGCATTGGTCCACGATTACATCGAACATGAACAACTTGGCCTTTACGGTCAACTTGTTGGGATCTTTGGCTTTGTACCTGGTGGATATGAAGGAGCTGAAATGCGCGGTGGTGGGGAATATGAGTCCATTGATATAGTTTTCCTGCGCGTCTTCGATCCTCTTCTCCTGTTTGAAGAAATTGGTGGAGACCTTGGTCTGGCGGATGCTGATGAGGTCGGGCTCGCCCAGCAGGCAGCTGCCCAGCGACAGCCGCGCCAGCCTGTG AACCACTCCGCAGAACCCTACATCGCACAGCGCTACATCTGCGACCCCCTGCTGATCGGCGGGAAGAAGTTCGACATCAGGTTGTACGCGCTGGTGGTCAGCTACTCTCCCCTTACCGTCTACTTCTACCGCGGAGGGTTCGCCAGGTTCACGCACTGCAGGTACGACGACACCAAGATCCAAAACTCGGAAATCCACCTCACCAACGTGGCGATCCAGAAGCACGCGGAGGGCTATGATGAAGTCATCGGCGGGAAGTGGTACGTTGACCAGCTCAAACAGTACCTGCTGAGCAAGTATGGGGAGGAGGCCACCAATGCCTCTTTCTTGAAAGTTCAGGACGTGATCATTCGAACCCTAGAAGCACTGCAGAAGGCTATGGCATCGGATCGTAATAACTCCTTCTAG